Proteins encoded by one window of Pseudochaenichthys georgianus chromosome 9, fPseGeo1.2, whole genome shotgun sequence:
- the LOC117452578 gene encoding transmembrane protein 17A gives MPVFYSPVPETLQMGLAYMGGSVFTNNRTADSDFSREQEDASVVNELVSHLPLQMLLYFNLFYFPCWWFSAVFMLEVKFYYLPGYYQALLITGVILLTVVEVVRLYLGYIGNLKERVPELAAFWILSFMFQLPVLLFFFTDEGIIILPLERAVHSLYLLFLLAQILTSFLALRTMTRKLTLLFYLRQIGKVESFNHERMSPIGPSYRRSVLPISPTRDMYH, from the exons ATGCCTGTGTTTTACTCACCTGTTCCCGAGACCCTGCAGATGGGTCTGGCCTACATGGGAGGCTCTGTGTTTACTAACAACAGAACAGCAGACAGCGATTTctccagggagcaggaggacgCTTCGG TGGTCAACGAGCTGGTCTCTCACCTCCCCCTGCAGATGCTGCTGTACTTCAATCTGTTTTATTTCCCCTGTTGGTGGTTTTCTGCTGTGTTCATGTTGGAAGTAAAG TTCTATTATCTTCCCGGGTACTACCAGGCTCTTCTAATAACCGGGGTGATCCTCCTCACAGTCGTTGAAGTGGTCCGACTGTATCTGGGCTACATTGGCAACCTTAAAGAAAGG GTGCCAGAGCTGGCAGCCTTCTGGATTCTGTCTTTTATGTTCCAGCTGCCAGTGCTGCTGTTCTTCTTCACCGATGAAGGAATTATCATCctgcctctggagagagctGTCCACTCCCTctacctcctcttcctcctcgccCAGATCCTGACCTCCTTCCTGGCGCTCCGTACCATGACCCGAAAGCTCACTCTGCTCTTCTATCTGCGACAGATTGGAAAGGTGGAGAGCTTCAACCATGAGAGGATGAGCCCCATCGGGCCGTCCTACCGCCGCAGTGTGCTTCCCATCTCACCCACACGTGATATGTACCACTAA
- the selenoe gene encoding selenoprotein e produces the protein MWAFLVITLVLAVRASDTNNNTEVEEQLDIARGKLLAPSVVGUGIKKMPELHHFLLERWALYHNLEYDSSEEKNPHLIFYNQKDEVVKTVPVKEMKAEEISSLLDSLGFYKRTQKGEEVPEEFQQFPLRPPKDEL, from the exons ATGTGGGCCTTCTTAGTGATCACGCTTGTCCTGGCTGTCAGGGCTTCAGACACTAACAACAACACAGAGGTTGAAGAACAGCTTGATATAGCCAGAGGTAAACTGCTG GCTCCCAGTGTGGTCGGATGAGGCATAAAGAAAATGCCCGAGCTCCATCATTTTCTTCTGGAGCGCTGGGCTTTATA CCACAACTTGGAATACGATTCATCGGAGGAGAAGAATCCCCATCTGATATTCTATAACCAAAAAGACGAGGTTGTAAAG ACTGTTCCTGTGAAGGAAATGAAGGCAGAGGAGATCAGCAGCCTGTTGGACTCACTAGGTTTCTACAAGAGGACCCAGAAAGGGGAAGAGGTGCCAGAGGAGTTCCAGCAGTTCCCCCTGCGCCCCCCCAAGGACGAGCTGTGA